One Desulfovibrio fairfieldensis genomic window carries:
- the amrB gene encoding AmmeMemoRadiSam system protein B encodes MLIRNPVAAGRFYPAAPAALIREVRACLDAGAAIRRPGVQGASAPAETEAVSRPWGLMLPHAGYVYCGRVLGATLAGVELPHTLVVLCPNHTGRGQALGVWPEGAWLTPLAPLPVDADLAAALIERGDGNGGFAADMLSHLGEHAVEVVLPFLQVAAGEERPLRITPVCVGTQQPEALRAAGQALADVLAGCRSKGQEVGVIVSSDMNHYEDERRTVEKDALALERALACDPEGLLAVAARERISMCGAGPLALALFAARQLGRARAELAAHDTSATASGDTEHVVGYAGLRLFLDEK; translated from the coding sequence ATGCTGATTCGCAATCCCGTGGCCGCCGGGCGTTTTTATCCCGCCGCGCCCGCCGCCCTGATCCGGGAAGTGCGGGCCTGCCTTGATGCGGGGGCCGCCATCCGGCGGCCAGGGGTCCAAGGCGCGTCCGCACCGGCGGAAACTGAGGCCGTGTCCCGTCCCTGGGGCCTGATGTTGCCCCATGCGGGCTACGTCTATTGCGGGCGGGTGCTGGGCGCGACCCTGGCGGGCGTGGAGCTGCCGCACACCCTGGTCGTGCTTTGCCCCAACCACACCGGGCGGGGCCAGGCCTTGGGCGTCTGGCCCGAGGGTGCCTGGCTCACGCCCCTGGCACCGCTGCCCGTGGATGCGGACCTGGCCGCCGCCCTCATCGAAAGGGGCGACGGCAATGGGGGCTTCGCGGCGGACATGCTTTCCCATCTGGGGGAACACGCCGTTGAAGTTGTGCTGCCCTTTCTGCAGGTGGCGGCGGGCGAGGAAAGGCCCTTGCGCATAACGCCCGTCTGCGTGGGCACGCAGCAGCCGGAAGCCCTGCGCGCGGCCGGGCAGGCCCTGGCCGATGTGCTGGCCGGTTGCCGGTCCAAGGGGCAGGAAGTGGGCGTCATCGTCAGTTCGGATATGAACCACTATGAAGACGAGCGCCGCACAGTGGAAAAGGACGCCCTGGCCCTGGAGCGGGCCCTGGCCTGTGATCCCGAGGGCCTGCTGGCTGTGGCGGCGCGCGAACGTATCAGCATGTGCGGGGCCGGGCCGCTGGCCCTGGCGCTTTTTGCCGCCCGGCAGTTGGGCCGGGCGCGAGCGGAACTCGCGGCGCACGACACCTCGGCCACGGCCTCGGGCGATACGGAGCACGTTGTGGGCTATGCCGGGTTGCGTCTGTTTTTGGATGAAAAATAA
- a CDS encoding D-alanyl-D-alanine carboxypeptidase family protein — protein MSRISRPLPFRATAHLLFFLLLFALAAPQIGPDRAVAAPAVPPHGFVGVCSAILYDLDNDAILFEQNADEHIPPASLTKVLSMFLALDHISAGHAAFDSVVPVSRAAARTGGSRMGLRNREQVPLEELLMGMAVSSGNDASMAVAEFVGGSAPSFVNMMNAKARMLGMRDSRFRNPHGLPAQGQYTTARDMLTLARAYLRAYPWALKFHNTHVLNHQGRVTWNKNPLLGQYPGADGLKTGWVNASGYNLIFTASRGDKRLLAVILGAPDVRVRGTEACRLLDAGFQVCGNQAVSVAAALTQMPQENYRLDLRKTAHEAGRQYAQAQPEARKQAKHGSQNKYAKNKKHKNRKAVKQRVSRPQHSPQAAQNSRPRAS, from the coding sequence ATGTCACGCATTTCCCGTCCTCTGCCGTTTCGGGCCACGGCCCATCTGTTGTTTTTCTTGCTCCTTTTCGCTCTTGCGGCTCCCCAGATAGGGCCGGACCGGGCAGTCGCGGCTCCGGCCGTGCCGCCCCACGGTTTTGTGGGCGTCTGTTCGGCCATTCTGTACGACCTGGACAACGACGCAATCCTCTTCGAACAGAACGCGGATGAGCACATCCCCCCGGCCTCGCTGACCAAGGTGCTTTCCATGTTTCTGGCTCTGGACCACATCAGCGCCGGACATGCCGCCTTTGACAGCGTCGTGCCCGTCAGCCGCGCGGCCGCGCGTACCGGCGGCTCGCGCATGGGTCTCAGGAACCGGGAGCAGGTGCCCCTGGAAGAGCTGCTCATGGGCATGGCCGTGTCCTCCGGCAACGACGCCAGCATGGCCGTGGCCGAATTTGTGGGCGGCTCGGCCCCGTCCTTTGTGAACATGATGAACGCCAAAGCCCGCATGCTGGGCATGCGCGACAGCCGGTTCCGCAATCCGCACGGCCTGCCCGCCCAGGGGCAGTACACCACGGCCCGCGACATGCTCACCCTGGCCCGTGCCTATCTGCGGGCCTATCCCTGGGCGCTCAAATTCCACAACACCCATGTGCTCAATCACCAGGGCCGGGTCACCTGGAACAAAAATCCCCTGCTCGGCCAGTATCCCGGCGCGGACGGTCTGAAAACAGGCTGGGTCAACGCCTCGGGCTACAACCTGATCTTTACGGCCAGCCGGGGGGACAAACGCCTGCTGGCCGTAATTCTGGGCGCACCCGACGTGCGCGTGCGCGGCACCGAGGCCTGCCGCCTGCTGGACGCGGGTTTTCAGGTCTGCGGCAACCAGGCCGTGTCCGTGGCCGCCGCCCTGACCCAGATGCCCCAGGAAAATTACCGCCTGGATCTCCGCAAAACAGCCCATGAGGCGGGCCGCCAATACGCCCAGGCCCAGCCGGAAGCCCGCAAGCAGGCCAAGCACGGCTCCCAGAACAAATACGCCAAAAATAAGAAGCACAAGAACCGCAAGGCCGTCAAACAACGCGTCTCCCGCCCGCAGCATTCCCCCCAGGCCGCCCAGAATTCGCGGCCCCGCGCCAGCTGA
- a CDS encoding metal-dependent hydrolase, producing the protein MPTVFSHPAPVLALAAALGSRVVPARLLLFGVFCAVLPDLDVIGFKLGIRYADLLGHRGFSHSLLFALLMGLFGAALAPWLRCSRPAAFGVGLAAAASHILLDAMTNGGLGVAALWPLDKARYFLDWRPIRVSPLNLRVFFGRQGLEVLISEWRWVWLPCVTAGATVWLLRRALTNVRRKLRYWGVCPSGRAGIQVLALRRSVLPE; encoded by the coding sequence ATGCCCACCGTGTTTTCCCATCCCGCGCCCGTGCTGGCCTTGGCGGCGGCCCTGGGCTCCCGCGTCGTTCCCGCGCGTCTGCTGCTTTTCGGCGTGTTCTGCGCCGTTCTTCCGGATCTGGATGTGATCGGCTTCAAGCTGGGTATCCGTTACGCGGATCTGCTGGGGCACAGGGGCTTTTCCCACTCTCTGCTCTTTGCGCTGCTCATGGGGCTGTTCGGCGCTGCCCTGGCCCCCTGGCTGCGCTGTTCCCGTCCGGCGGCCTTCGGCGTGGGCTTGGCGGCCGCGGCCAGCCACATTCTGCTGGATGCCATGACCAACGGCGGGCTGGGCGTGGCCGCGCTGTGGCCTTTGGACAAGGCGCGGTATTTTCTGGACTGGCGGCCCATCCGGGTCTCGCCTCTCAATTTGCGCGTCTTTTTCGGCCGGCAGGGGCTGGAGGTGCTGATCTCGGAGTGGCGCTGGGTCTGGCTGCCCTGCGTGACGGCGGGCGCCACGGTCTGGCTGTTGCGTCGCGCTCTGACCAACGTCCGGAGGAAGCTCCGCTACTGGGGCGTCTGTCCCTCCGGACGCGCCGGGATTCAGGTCCTGGCTTTGCGCCGGTCCGTCTTGCCGGAGTAA
- a CDS encoding acetate kinase, translating into MKVLVINAGSSSCKYQLLEMDTQRVLCSGLAERIGQDGGRLTHKIAPDTDKENKIVREAAFPTHVEAMELVIALLTDPELGVIKDKGEIFAIGHRVLHGGEAITDPVLVDSRVKEIIKECILLGPLHNPANLMGIEVAEKLFPGVPNVAVFDTEFGMGMPPEAYMYALPYELYEDLKIRRYGFHGTSHKYIARKTAEYLGKPLNELRSITMHLGNGSSMSCVKDGKCFDTSMGLTPLEGLIMGTRCGSIDPAIVPFVMEKKSLSPAEADTLMNKKSGLLGLCGYTDMRDVHSQVEKGNERAALALQMLVRSIKKTLGSYFFLLDGKVDALVFTAGIGENDDIVRAAVCDGLEGFGIKLDLKENAIRKPGARAISLPDSKIPVLIIPTNEELQIALETLKVLGK; encoded by the coding sequence ATGAAAGTTCTGGTGATCAACGCGGGCTCCTCGTCGTGTAAATATCAGCTTCTGGAAATGGACACGCAACGCGTGCTCTGCTCCGGTCTTGCCGAGCGCATCGGCCAGGACGGCGGCCGCCTGACTCACAAAATCGCGCCCGACACGGACAAGGAAAACAAGATCGTCCGCGAGGCGGCCTTCCCCACCCATGTGGAAGCCATGGAACTGGTCATCGCCCTGCTGACCGATCCCGAGCTCGGCGTGATCAAAGACAAGGGCGAAATCTTCGCCATCGGGCACCGCGTGCTGCACGGCGGCGAAGCCATCACGGACCCGGTGCTGGTGGACAGCCGCGTCAAGGAAATCATCAAGGAATGCATCCTGCTCGGCCCCCTGCACAATCCGGCCAACCTCATGGGCATTGAAGTGGCTGAAAAGCTCTTCCCCGGCGTGCCCAACGTGGCCGTCTTCGATACGGAATTCGGCATGGGCATGCCGCCGGAAGCCTATATGTACGCCCTGCCCTACGAACTGTACGAGGATCTCAAGATCCGCCGTTACGGCTTCCACGGCACCTCGCACAAGTACATTGCCCGCAAGACGGCGGAATACCTGGGCAAGCCTCTCAACGAGCTGCGCTCCATCACCATGCATTTGGGCAACGGCTCGTCCATGAGCTGCGTCAAGGACGGCAAGTGCTTTGACACCAGCATGGGCCTGACACCCCTGGAAGGCCTGATCATGGGCACGCGCTGCGGCAGCATCGACCCGGCCATCGTGCCCTTTGTGATGGAAAAGAAAAGCCTGAGTCCGGCCGAGGCCGACACCCTGATGAACAAGAAGTCCGGCCTGCTGGGCCTGTGCGGCTACACGGACATGCGCGACGTGCACTCCCAGGTGGAAAAGGGCAACGAGCGCGCCGCCCTGGCCCTGCAAATGCTGGTGCGCAGCATCAAAAAAACCCTGGGTTCCTATTTCTTCCTGCTGGACGGCAAGGTGGATGCCCTGGTCTTCACCGCGGGCATCGGTGAAAATGACGACATCGTGCGCGCGGCTGTTTGCGACGGCCTGGAAGGCTTCGGCATCAAGCTGGACCTCAAGGAAAACGCCATCCGCAAGCCCGGCGCGCGGGCCATCTCCCTGCCGGACAGCAAAATTCCGGTGCTGATCATTCCCACCAACGAAGAATTGCAGATCGCCCTGGAGACTCTGAAAGTGCTGGGCAAATAA
- the pta gene encoding phosphate acetyltransferase, whose amino-acid sequence MKHNALYVTATGPLTGKSAIALGTMQMLSRHMRNVAFFRPIINEPQLDDRDPDINLMLEHFKINMEYADTFAYTHAEAREIINQGSRNILLENIIQKFKKILMEHDFVLCVGTDFLGKDPVFEFELNAEIAANLGCPVMLVTSGDNATAEDIRQSLQMTMDSLDPYALDVVATIINRSHLSQTDLDELRAQFGQDGQPALIYAVPNDPTIGRATMGDVKKGLNAEVLFGENRMDTLVGDYLVAAMHVDNFLRYIAKDQLIISPGDRTDILLAAIASRLSSAKPDIAGVLLTGGLRPPEEVCKLIEGWTGAPLPILLTEFHTYRTITALQEVYGLIEPGDMRKINTVLGLYEHHVNGKEIASRLVCKRSGRMTPMMFEFELIERAKSDKMRIVLAEGEEERILRATDILLRREVADITLLGNVDLIRQKASELGLVIAGATLIDPVKSPKFDDYAQTYYELRKAKGITLEHARDVMSDATYFATMMVKKDDADGMVSGSVNTTAHTIRPAFEFIKTKPGYSVVSSVFLMCLKDRVLAFGDCAVNPNPTAQQLAEIAVASAHTAKVFGIEPRVAMLSYSTGTSGKGADVDVVVEATRIAKEMAPDLALEGPLQYDAAIDPTVAKTKMPDSKVAGKATVFIFPDLNTGNNTYKAVQRAAQAVAIGPVLQGLNKPVNDLSRGCTVPDIVNTVAITAVQAAAEKSGSK is encoded by the coding sequence ATGAAGCACAACGCACTTTATGTCACGGCCACGGGCCCCCTGACGGGAAAAAGCGCCATCGCCCTGGGCACCATGCAGATGCTCAGCCGCCACATGCGCAACGTGGCCTTCTTCCGGCCCATCATCAACGAGCCGCAGCTGGATGACCGCGACCCGGACATCAACCTCATGCTCGAACACTTCAAGATCAACATGGAGTACGCGGACACCTTCGCATACACCCATGCCGAAGCGCGGGAAATCATCAACCAGGGCTCGCGCAACATCCTGCTGGAAAACATCATCCAGAAGTTCAAAAAAATCCTCATGGAGCACGACTTCGTGCTCTGCGTGGGCACGGACTTTCTGGGCAAGGACCCGGTGTTCGAGTTCGAGCTCAACGCCGAAATCGCGGCCAACCTGGGCTGCCCGGTCATGCTGGTGACCAGCGGCGACAACGCCACAGCCGAGGATATCCGCCAGTCCCTGCAGATGACCATGGACAGCCTGGATCCCTATGCGCTGGACGTGGTGGCGACCATCATCAACCGGAGCCATCTTTCCCAGACCGACCTGGACGAGTTGCGCGCCCAGTTCGGCCAGGACGGGCAACCGGCCCTGATCTACGCCGTGCCCAACGACCCGACTATCGGCCGGGCCACCATGGGCGACGTGAAAAAAGGCCTCAACGCCGAAGTGCTCTTCGGCGAGAACCGCATGGACACCCTGGTGGGCGACTACCTTGTGGCGGCCATGCACGTGGACAATTTTCTCCGCTACATCGCCAAAGATCAGCTGATCATCTCGCCCGGCGACCGCACGGACATCCTGCTGGCGGCCATTGCCTCACGCCTGTCCTCGGCCAAGCCGGACATCGCGGGCGTGCTGCTCACCGGCGGCCTGCGCCCGCCGGAGGAAGTCTGCAAACTCATTGAGGGCTGGACCGGCGCGCCCCTGCCCATTCTGCTCACCGAGTTTCACACCTACCGGACCATCACGGCCCTGCAGGAAGTCTACGGCCTCATCGAACCCGGCGACATGCGCAAGATCAACACCGTGCTGGGCCTCTACGAGCACCATGTCAACGGCAAGGAAATCGCCAGCCGCCTGGTCTGCAAGCGTAGCGGCCGCATGACGCCCATGATGTTCGAATTCGAGCTCATCGAGCGGGCCAAAAGCGACAAGATGCGCATCGTCCTGGCCGAAGGCGAGGAGGAACGCATCCTGCGCGCCACGGACATCCTGCTGCGCCGCGAAGTGGCGGACATCACCCTGCTGGGCAATGTGGACCTTATCCGCCAGAAGGCCAGCGAGCTGGGTCTGGTTATTGCCGGGGCCACGCTCATCGACCCGGTGAAATCGCCCAAATTCGACGACTACGCCCAGACCTACTACGAATTGCGCAAGGCCAAGGGCATTACCCTGGAACACGCCCGCGACGTCATGAGCGACGCCACCTACTTCGCCACCATGATGGTCAAGAAGGACGACGCCGACGGCATGGTTTCCGGTTCTGTGAACACCACGGCCCACACCATCCGCCCGGCCTTTGAGTTCATTAAGACCAAGCCCGGCTATTCCGTGGTTTCCTCGGTCTTCCTGATGTGCCTCAAAGACCGCGTGCTGGCCTTCGGCGACTGCGCGGTGAACCCCAATCCCACGGCCCAGCAGCTGGCGGAAATCGCCGTGGCCTCGGCGCACACGGCCAAGGTCTTCGGCATTGAGCCGCGCGTGGCCATGCTCTCCTACTCCACCGGCACGTCCGGCAAGGGCGCGGATGTGGACGTGGTGGTGGAAGCCACCAGGATCGCCAAGGAAATGGCCCCGGACCTGGCCCTGGAAGGCCCCTTGCAGTATGACGCGGCCATTGATCCCACGGTGGCGAAAACCAAGATGCCCGACAGCAAAGTGGCCGGCAAGGCCACGGTCTTCATCTTCCCGGATCTGAACACCGGCAACAATACCTACAAGGCCGTACAGCGCGCCGCCCAGGCCGTGGCCATCGGCCCGGTGCTCCAGGGCCTGAACAAGCCGGTCAACGACCTGTCGCGCGGCTGCACCGTGCCCGACATCGTCAACACGGTGGCGATCACCGCCGTGCAGGCCGCCGCGGAAAAGAGCGGCAGCAAGTAA